A stretch of the Panicum virgatum strain AP13 chromosome 9N, P.virgatum_v5, whole genome shotgun sequence genome encodes the following:
- the LOC120692034 gene encoding uncharacterized protein LOC120692034: MSRYVEMLDMGVRIAARFHSHCPQTARMYYKPPQGQAATTSGAAEDDARARSSGGLRAAPVRRPFAAAADLGASGDRTGFQVRDFDTAQVVVYEVI; encoded by the coding sequence ATGTCTCGGTACGTGGAGATGCTGGACATGGGCGTGCGCATCGCGGCGAGGTTCCACTCGCACTGCCCGCAGACGGCGCGGATGTACTACAAGCCGCCGCAGGGCCAGGCGGCGACGACgtcgggcgcggcggaggacgaCGCCAGGGCCaggagctccggcggcctccgcgcGGCGCCCGTGCGGCGGCCcttcgcggcggccgcggatctTGGCGCCAGCGGCGATCGGACGGGGTTCCAGGTCCGCGACTTCGACACCGCGCAGGTCGTCGTGTACGAGGTCATCTGA
- the LOC120691147 gene encoding folate transporter 1, chloroplastic-like: MPPGGSTPAAEALTWENAAAGAAAGFTTVAVLHPLDVVRTRFQVSGGRGWSEVPPYRNTAHAVYTITRSEGLRGLYAGFYPAVLGSTVSWGLYFFFYNRAKQRYLQKKDDQLHPVQHLISAAEAGALVSLSTNPIWLVKTRLQLQTPNHHISGYSGFSDALRTILKEEGFLALYRGIGPGLLLVTHGAIQFTAYEELRKAMIFMKTTQTRTENRGGEESLNSIDFAALGAGSKVAAILLTYPYQVIRARLQQRPGSDGTPKYSNSWHVVKETAKYEGLRGFYRGITSNLLKNLPAASLTFVVYENVIKLFKAAKEKT; encoded by the exons ATGCCGCCGGGGGGCTCGACGCCTGCGGCGGAGGCGTTGACGTGGGAGAACGCCGCggccggagcggccgccgggTTCACCACCGTCGCGGTCCTCCACCCGCTCGACGTCGTCCGCACCCGCTTCCAAG TAAGCGGCGGGAGGGGTTGGTCCGAGGTGCCGCCGTACAGGAACACCGCGCACGCCGTGTACACCATCACGCGATCAGAG GGTCTGAGAGGACTTTATGCAGGCTTCTATCCTGCAGTTCTTGGATCAACTGTATCCTGGGGGCTATATTTCTTTTT TTATAACAGAGCTAAACAAAGATACTTACAGAAGAAGGATGACCAGCTTCATCCAGTCCAACATCTCATCTCAGCTGCAGAAGCAGGTGCTTTG GTGTCCTTGTCTACAAATCCCATATGGCTGGTGAAGACAAGGCTGCAACTACAAACACCTAATCATCATATTTCAGGATATTCTGGTTTTTCTG ATGCTTTGAGAACTATTCTAAAAGAGGAGGGATTTCTTGCACTTTATAGAGGAATTGGTCCTGGGCTTTTGCTG GTCACCCATGGTGCGATACAGTTCACGGCCTACGAGGAACTTCGCAAAGCCATGATATTTATGAAAACTACACAAACAAGGACAGAAAATAGAGGAGGCGAGGAGTCATTG AATTCTATTGACTTCGCGGCACTTGGAGCTGGTTCAAAAGTAGCTGCTATTTTACTTACCTATCCTTATCAG GTCATCCGAGCCCGCTTGCAG CAACGTCCTGGGAGTGATGGTACTCCGAAGTACTCGAATAGCTGGCATGTAGTGAAGGAAACTGCAAA GTACGAAGGTTTACGTGGATTTTACAGAGGCATCACCTCCAACCTACTGAAAAACCTTCCTGCGGCTTCCCTCACGTTTGTGGTGTATGAAAATGTAATCAAACTATTCAAAGCAGCCAAGGAGAAGACGTAG
- the LOC120692478 gene encoding 50S ribosomal protein L7/L12-like produces the protein MASRLLHLRRLLTPRLTLPAAAFSTAVTPTPRVSGIVDEICGLTLLEASSLADALRGRLGVDQLPPLAILTGGAVPLAGGAAGPGAAGEEAKAKEEKMAFDVKLEGFDAAAKLKIIKELRAFTNLGLKEAKELVEKAPAVLKAGVPKEEAESIAEKMRAVGAKIVLE, from the coding sequence ATGGCGTCCCGTCTCCTacacctccgccgcctcctgacTCCCCGCCTCAccctccctgccgccgccttctccaccGCCGTCACCCCGACCCCGCGCGTCTCCGGGATCGTCGACGAGATCTGCGGCCTCACTCTCCTCGAGGCTTCCTCCCTCGCCGACGCCCTGCGCGGCCGCCTCGGCGTCGACCAGCTCCCCCCGCTGGCCATCCTCACGGGCGGCGCCGTCCCGCTCGCCGGTGGCGCAGCGGGAcccggggcggccggcgaggaggcgaaGGCCAAAGAGGAGAAGATGGCGTTCGACGTGAAGCTGGAAGGGTTCGACGCCGCCGCGAAGCTCAAGATtatcaaggagctcagggcgttcACGAATTTGGGATTGAAGGAGGCGAAGGAGCTCGTGGAGAAGGCGCCCGCCGTGCTGAAGGCAGGAGTGCccaaggaggaggcggagagtATTGCCGAGAAGATGCGAGCGGTCGGCGCCAAGATCGTTCTCGAGTGA